One Portunus trituberculatus isolate SZX2019 chromosome 42, ASM1759143v1, whole genome shotgun sequence DNA window includes the following coding sequences:
- the LOC123517555 gene encoding mediator of RNA polymerase II transcription subunit 7-like, whose product MMALPSETSPTSTWPLPPSQYINQYTDEIIRRGRAPKPPLPIHNDYTMFGVPFNADDVIIRPLESQSIRRLYPQNFDHRRELKKLNHSILVNFLDLLDILIKCPDSTKRTDKIEDINILFINMHHLINEFRPHQARETVRVMLEMQKRQRHQVAERLERQEDEFSRLVREALASLPDNLDSDSKLLVPSPEELQLRPKNDASNSAEDKCSSLDRLMCNIVDAL is encoded by the exons ATGATGGCACTACCTTCTGAAACATCCCCTACCTCCACCTGGCCTCTACCTCCTTCACAGTACATCAACCAGTACACTGATGAAATAATACGAAGGGGTAGGGCTCCAAAGCCACCCTTGCCTATCCATAATGATTACACAATGTTTGGTGTTCCTTTTAATGCTGATGATGTAATCATTAGGCCTCTTGAGTCTCAG TCCATCCGTCGCCTTTATCCTCAAAACTTCGACCATcgaagagaattaaaaaaactCAATCACTCAATTCTGGTGAATTTCCTAGACCTCTTGGACATTCTCATCAAGTGTCCAGACTCTACAAAGCGTACAGACAAGATTGAGGATATCAACATTCTCTTTATCAATATGCACCACCTAATAAATGAATTCCGACCCCACCAAGCACGAGAAACTGTAAGAGTCATGCTGGAAATGCAGAAGCGACAGAGACATCAG GTTGCAGAACGATTAGAGCGGCAAGAAGATGAATTCAGTAGACTTGTTAGGGAAGCTCTTGCCTCATTGCCTGACAATCTTGACTCTGATTCAAAACTACTTGTGCCTTCCCCTGAGGAGCTCCAGCTGAGGCCAAAGAATGATGCAAGCAACAGTGCTGAAGATAAGTGTTCCAGTCTAGATAGACTTATGTGCAATATTGTGGATGCATTATAG